From Hymenobacter sediminicola:
AAGCCTTCGAACAGCAGGTCGTCGGCCACCACATGAGCGTCAGTAGCAATGCCGTGGAGCACATCGGGCAGGTTATACAGTTCGCCACCGAAGCTTTCAGCCAACCCCTGATGGCCCAGACACACCCCTAATATGCGCTTGGTACTGGCATAGCGCCGGATAATTGTGGGCATCAATCCGGCCTCCGATGGCAGCCCCGGCCCCGGCGACAAAAGCACTGCATCGTAAGCTTCTACATCTTCCAGTGTCAGCTTGTCGTTGCGGATTACCGTCACCTTATCGGTATGCCCCAACTCGCGCAGTACCTGCACCAAGTTGTAGGTAAACGAATCGTAATTGTCGAGAACGAGAATTTTCATGGCAGAGGTCATTAGTCAGCGGTTCAAGTCCAGCAGCTACTACACTTGTTCTGCCTCTTTCAGGGCGCGGCGCAGAGCAGCCAGCTTGTGGTGCACTTCCTGCAACTCGGAGTTGATGTCGGAAGCGGCCACCACGCCTGCGCCGGCCTGGAAGTAAAGCTGCCCGGCGGTGCTCAGAAACGAGCGAATCATGATGGCGTGGTTGAAGTCGCCGTTGAAGCCCAGGTGCCCGATGGCTCCGCCGTAGTACCCGCGGGCTGTTGGTTCCAGCGCATCAATGAGCTGCATGGCACGGTGCTTTGGCGCACCGGAAAGCGTACCGGCCGGAAACGTATC
This genomic window contains:
- a CDS encoding anthranilate synthase component II, with the translated sequence MKILVLDNYDSFTYNLVQVLRELGHTDKVTVIRNDKLTLEDVEAYDAVLLSPGPGLPSEAGLMPTIIRRYASTKRILGVCLGHQGLAESFGGELYNLPDVLHGIATDAHVVADDLLFEGLPQQFKVGRYHSWSVCPESVPAELEVTALDVNGQVLAFRHRHYNVRGVQFHPESILTEHGHQMLRNWLS